Proteins from a single region of Erythrobacter sp.:
- a CDS encoding nitroreductase codes for MGGTPEQTYAEVVLGRRSIRGYLDKPVPRALIEEILTLAMRSPSSMNTQPYHFHVITGEPLDRIRKGNTENILAGVPDSREFRRGEAFTGVHRDRQVGCAIQLFEAMGIDRDDKEARQDWVLRGFRQFDAPVCVIITYDRELDGSDDTPFDCGAVTTALVNAAWSKGLGCVINSQGIMQSPVVREHAGIPEDQVIMKAVALGWPDPDFPANPVKITRRSVDEAARFVGFEG; via the coding sequence ATGGGCGGCACGCCTGAACAGACTTATGCCGAGGTCGTCCTCGGACGGCGGAGCATCCGCGGCTACCTCGACAAGCCGGTGCCGCGCGCGCTGATCGAAGAGATCCTGACGTTGGCGATGCGCTCGCCCTCGTCGATGAACACCCAGCCCTACCACTTCCATGTGATCACCGGCGAGCCGCTTGACCGGATCCGCAAGGGCAACACCGAAAACATCCTCGCCGGCGTCCCCGACAGCCGCGAATTCCGCCGCGGCGAGGCCTTCACCGGCGTCCACCGCGACCGTCAGGTCGGCTGCGCGATCCAGCTGTTCGAAGCCATGGGGATCGACCGCGACGACAAGGAAGCGCGCCAGGACTGGGTGCTGCGCGGCTTCCGCCAGTTCGACGCGCCGGTCTGCGTGATCATAACCTACGACCGCGAGCTGGACGGTTCGGACGACACCCCCTTCGATTGCGGCGCGGTGACGACGGCGCTGGTCAATGCCGCATGGAGCAAGGGCCTGGGCTGCGTGATCAACTCGCAAGGCATCATGCAAAGCCCGGTGGTGCGCGAGCACGCGGGCATCCCCGAGGATCAGGTGATCATGAAGGCGGTCGCACTGGGCTGGCCCGATCCGGATTTTCCGGCGAACCCGGTGAAGATCACGCGGCGCAGCGTTGACGAGGCGGCGCGCTTCGTGGGGTTCGAGGGCTGA
- the hemA gene encoding 5-aminolevulinate synthase, whose protein sequence is MNYDQIFDSAIDRLHEEGRYRVFIDIMRNKGAYPNARCFHGHNGPKPITVWCSNDYLGMGQHDKVIGAMEAALHDVGAGSGGTRNIGGNTHLHIELENELADLHGKDSALLFTSGYVSNDATLSTLARLLPGCIIFSDELNHASMIAGIRNSGCEKRVFRHNDVAHLEELLAAEDANTPKLIAFESVYSMDGDVAPIHAICDLAEKYNALTYIDEVHAVGMYGAHGGGISERDNAAHRIDIIEGTLGKAFGVMGGYIAASTKVVDCIRSYAPGFIFTTSLSPVLVAGVLASVRHLKESSDERNAQQRAAAMLKLKFAEAGLPVMDSVTHIVPLMVGDPVRAKKISDILLAEYGVYVQPINFPTVPRGTERLRFTPGPFHTDAMMDELTAALVEIWDRLDLELAEAA, encoded by the coding sequence GTGAACTACGATCAGATCTTCGATTCTGCGATCGACCGCCTGCACGAGGAAGGCCGCTATCGCGTCTTCATCGACATCATGCGCAACAAGGGCGCCTATCCCAATGCGCGCTGCTTTCACGGCCATAACGGCCCCAAGCCGATCACGGTGTGGTGCTCCAACGACTATCTCGGCATGGGCCAGCACGACAAGGTGATCGGCGCGATGGAAGCCGCGCTGCACGATGTCGGCGCAGGCAGCGGCGGCACGCGCAATATCGGCGGCAACACCCACCTGCATATCGAGCTCGAAAACGAACTGGCCGATCTCCACGGCAAGGATTCTGCGCTGCTGTTCACGAGCGGATATGTCTCGAACGATGCGACGCTTTCCACCCTCGCCCGCCTCTTGCCGGGCTGCATCATTTTCTCCGACGAGCTGAACCACGCCAGCATGATCGCAGGCATCCGCAATTCGGGCTGCGAGAAGCGGGTGTTCCGCCACAATGACGTGGCGCACCTCGAGGAGCTGCTGGCGGCCGAGGACGCGAACACGCCCAAGCTGATCGCCTTTGAAAGCGTCTATTCGATGGACGGCGATGTCGCCCCGATCCATGCGATCTGCGACCTCGCCGAGAAATACAACGCCCTCACCTATATCGACGAGGTCCACGCGGTCGGCATGTATGGCGCGCATGGCGGCGGGATTTCGGAGCGCGATAACGCCGCGCACCGGATCGACATCATCGAGGGCACGCTCGGCAAGGCCTTCGGTGTGATGGGCGGCTATATCGCGGCCTCGACCAAGGTGGTGGACTGCATCCGCAGCTACGCGCCGGGCTTCATCTTCACGACCTCATTGTCGCCGGTGCTGGTGGCAGGCGTGCTCGCCTCGGTGCGGCACCTGAAAGAGAGCAGTGACGAGCGCAACGCCCAGCAGCGCGCCGCCGCGATGCTCAAGCTGAAGTTTGCCGAAGCCGGCCTGCCGGTGATGGATTCGGTCACCCACATCGTGCCGCTGATGGTGGGCGATCCGGTGCGCGCCAAGAAGATCAGCGACATCCTGCTCGCCGAATACGGCGTCTATGTGCAGCCGATCAACTTCCCCACCGTGCCGCGCGGGACCGAGCGTCTGCGCTTCACGCCGGGTCCGTTCCACACCGATGCGATGATGGACGAGCTGACCGCCGCCCTCGTCGAAATCTGGGACCGGCTCGATCTGGAGCTCGCCGAAGCGGCCTGA
- the murI gene encoding glutamate racemase, which yields MNPDSPILLFDSGVGGLTVYDGLRKVLPDAPVIYAADLAGLPYGTKTEAQIAARVAGLLGRMAERFRPRLVCIACNTASTIALGMVRDVLEVPVVGTVPAIKPAAALTRTGTIGLVGTGATIRQAYVDDLEARFAQGKRLLRVAAPGLVEAAEAKLRGRGVDPALIADVHAELTAMPGGEAIDTLVLACTHFPLLSEELAAAFGPEVRQVDGAEGIARRIAHLLEGQSFEAHGPNRFIVTGPIAGAAGLEDALATRGFGPAEVF from the coding sequence GTGAACCCAGATTCCCCCATCCTGCTGTTCGATTCCGGCGTGGGCGGGCTCACCGTCTATGACGGCTTGCGCAAGGTGCTCCCCGACGCTCCGGTGATATACGCCGCCGATCTTGCCGGCCTGCCCTATGGCACCAAGACCGAGGCCCAGATCGCCGCGCGGGTCGCGGGCCTGCTCGGGCGGATGGCAGAGCGGTTCCGCCCGCGCCTCGTCTGCATCGCCTGCAACACCGCCTCCACGATTGCGCTGGGCATGGTGCGCGATGTGCTGGAAGTGCCGGTGGTGGGCACTGTCCCCGCGATCAAGCCCGCCGCTGCCCTCACGCGGACCGGCACCATCGGACTTGTCGGCACAGGCGCGACGATCCGGCAGGCCTATGTCGATGATCTCGAAGCCCGCTTTGCACAGGGCAAGCGCCTGCTCCGCGTGGCCGCGCCCGGGCTGGTCGAGGCGGCCGAGGCCAAGCTGCGCGGGCGCGGTGTCGATCCGGCGCTGATCGCCGACGTCCACGCCGAGCTCACCGCCATGCCGGGCGGCGAGGCCATCGACACGTTGGTGCTCGCCTGCACCCACTTCCCGCTGCTTTCGGAGGAACTCGCCGCCGCTTTCGGCCCCGAGGTCCGGCAGGTGGATGGAGCCGAGGGCATCGCGCGGCGCATCGCCCATCTGCTCGAAGGGCAGAGCTTCGAAGCACACGGCCCCAACCGCTTCATCGTCACCGGGCCGATCGCAGGCGCAGCAGGCCTCGAAGACGCACTGGCAACCCGCGGTTTCGGCCCTGCGGAAGTGTTCTGA
- the plsY gene encoding glycerol-3-phosphate 1-O-acyltransferase PlsY, producing the protein MEFVFAAVMGFALGSIPFGLILTRAAGLGDVRNIGSGSIGATNVLRTGHKGLAAATVLLDAAKAVIPVVVAGILWPDLAQVGGVAAVGAVAGHCFTPWLGFRGGKGFASAAGALLALAWPVMLACACVWAATLWLSRISSVSSMVSVIAAPIVAWGLGYPQVIPPLLAIAAIVMVQHRANIGRLMRGEEPKIGASSKP; encoded by the coding sequence ATGGAATTCGTTTTCGCAGCCGTGATGGGCTTTGCGCTGGGATCGATTCCCTTCGGCCTGATCCTCACCCGCGCGGCGGGGCTGGGCGATGTGCGCAATATCGGCAGCGGCTCGATCGGCGCGACCAATGTGCTGCGCACCGGCCACAAGGGCCTCGCTGCGGCCACAGTGCTGCTCGATGCGGCCAAGGCTGTGATCCCGGTGGTGGTGGCAGGCATCCTGTGGCCTGATCTTGCCCAGGTCGGCGGCGTGGCCGCCGTCGGCGCGGTGGCGGGGCATTGTTTCACCCCGTGGCTCGGTTTCAGGGGCGGCAAGGGCTTTGCGAGCGCTGCCGGAGCGCTGCTGGCGCTGGCTTGGCCGGTGATGCTGGCCTGCGCCTGCGTATGGGCGGCGACGCTCTGGCTCAGCCGGATTTCGTCCGTGTCCTCGATGGTCAGCGTGATCGCCGCGCCGATTGTGGCATGGGGCCTCGGCTACCCGCAGGTCATCCCGCCGCTGCTCGCCATCGCGGCGATCGTTATGGTGCAACACCGCGCCAATATCGGGCGCCTGATGCGGGGGGAGGAGCCGAAGATCGGCGCCTCGTCCAAGCCGTAA
- the dprA gene encoding DNA-processing protein DprA — MEHEGSQPVLSQQEAFARIRLLRSPNIGPVSYRQLIARFGSAGAALDALPDLASRGRGPYRPASAESIEREVSAVRAAGARYLFHDQPDYPALLAELDSAPPILTCRGRLDLASAPCVAVVGARNASAAAVKLARDFAAALAEAGFTIVSGLARGIDGATHEGAFPQTIGVIASGIDIAYPPQHAELQERIAREGLLIAEQPPGTEPRGRHFPSRNRIIAGLASGTLVVEAAPQSGSLITARLAGEAGREVMAIPGSPLDARASGCNQLIREGAVLVQSPEDVIELLQSFTGAPRSRYRVAEGAADFDYAELARLEWGEARADLSGDIANLLTNAPVPVDELIHQSGASAAEVHMALLELELVGELVREADGTVRRASPEDSA; from the coding sequence ATGGAGCACGAGGGGTCGCAGCCGGTGCTCAGCCAACAGGAAGCTTTCGCGCGCATCCGCCTGCTGCGCTCGCCCAACATTGGCCCGGTGAGCTATCGCCAGCTGATTGCGCGCTTCGGCAGCGCCGGGGCGGCGCTGGATGCGCTGCCCGATCTCGCCAGCCGGGGGAGGGGGCCCTATCGCCCGGCCAGTGCCGAGAGCATCGAGCGCGAGGTCTCCGCCGTGCGCGCGGCAGGCGCGCGCTATCTGTTCCACGATCAGCCCGATTACCCCGCGCTGCTGGCCGAACTGGACAGCGCGCCGCCCATTCTGACCTGCCGCGGCCGGCTTGACCTCGCCAGCGCGCCCTGCGTGGCGGTGGTAGGGGCGCGCAATGCCAGCGCTGCGGCGGTCAAGCTGGCGCGCGATTTCGCCGCTGCGCTGGCCGAGGCGGGCTTCACGATTGTCTCGGGCCTTGCGCGCGGCATCGACGGTGCAACGCACGAGGGCGCCTTTCCGCAGACCATCGGCGTGATCGCCAGCGGGATCGACATCGCCTATCCGCCGCAGCACGCCGAGCTTCAGGAACGCATCGCGAGGGAGGGGTTGCTGATCGCCGAACAGCCCCCCGGCACCGAGCCGCGCGGGCGGCATTTCCCCTCGCGCAACCGCATCATCGCAGGCCTTGCGAGCGGCACGCTGGTGGTAGAGGCGGCGCCCCAATCGGGCAGCCTCATCACCGCGCGTCTGGCAGGCGAGGCGGGGCGCGAGGTCATGGCAATCCCCGGCTCCCCGCTCGATGCCCGCGCCTCGGGATGCAATCAGCTGATCCGCGAAGGCGCGGTGCTGGTGCAGAGCCCGGAGGATGTGATCGAACTGCTCCAGAGCTTCACCGGCGCCCCGCGCTCGCGCTACCGCGTGGCCGAAGGCGCGGCCGATTTCGACTATGCCGAACTTGCCCGGCTCGAATGGGGCGAGGCGCGGGCTGATCTGTCTGGCGATATCGCCAACCTGCTCACCAACGCGCCGGTGCCGGTCGACGAGCTGATCCACCAGTCAGGCGCCAGCGCGGCCGAGGTCCACATGGCGCTGCTCGAACTGGAACTTGTGGGCGAGCTGGTGCGCGAGGCTGACGGCACGGTGCGCCGCGCCAGCCCCGAGGATAGCGCATGA
- the topA gene encoding type I DNA topoisomerase: MQLVIVESPAKAKTIEKYLGKDYKVLASYGHVRDLPPKDGSVDPDADFAMEWELYRDKQSRFKEIADAAKGASRLVLATDPDREGEAISWHVQELLAKRKALPKLVERVTFNAITKTAVTEAMARPRELDQPLIDAYLARRALDYLFGFTLSPVLWRKLPGAKSAGRVQSVALRLIVEREREIEAFRAEEYWSVLAKLQHDGTEFDARLVKFKGVKLERLSLGNQGIALEAKAAVEAGRFTVEGVETKPVKRNPAPPFTTSTLQQEAARKLGYSAQHTMRLAQSLYEAGAITYMRTDGVQMDPGAIMALRDAIVARYDSAYLPEKPRFYSTKAKNAQEAHEAIRPTDFTRERAGTGDEAKLYDLIFKRAMASQMATAQMERTTVTLRDATGQHELRATGQVIRFPGFLAVYQEGFDDKGQGEDEDEDGLLPMLKAGDTPAKRGVEATQHFTQPPPRFSEASLVKRLEELGIGRPSTYASTIQTLRDRAYVRMEKNRFFAEESGRLLTAFLERFFPTYVAYDFTAGMEDELDVVSDGREDYKALLARFWKDFKPKADEVMEKLPSEVTEALDEYLSDFLFPPREDGHDPRACPMCAAEGRANGRLSLRGGRFGAFVACANYPECKYTRRFAQPGGEGEGGAEDGVIGQHPETGEDIHRKTGRFGPYVQMGDGKDAKRASIPKDLDDFDLDWAVKLLDLPRIIGAHPDTGLEIEANIGRYGPYLRHDGKYGKLTNTREVFEVGMNRAVDILAQAANRGAGGGSRGKAEAIAALGAHPVSGGEIKVMPGRYGPYVTDGTTNATIPRDVKPEEVTLEAAIELIDARAAKGPAKGKAKKKAAPKKKAAPKKKAPAKKAAK; this comes from the coding sequence ATGCAGCTTGTCATTGTTGAATCGCCGGCCAAGGCGAAGACCATCGAGAAATATCTGGGCAAGGACTACAAGGTTCTCGCGTCCTACGGCCATGTGCGCGATCTGCCGCCCAAGGATGGCAGCGTCGATCCGGACGCCGATTTCGCGATGGAGTGGGAACTCTACCGCGACAAGCAGAGCCGCTTCAAGGAAATCGCCGACGCGGCCAAGGGCGCAAGCCGCCTCGTGCTCGCCACCGACCCTGACCGCGAGGGCGAGGCGATCAGCTGGCACGTGCAGGAGCTGCTGGCCAAGCGCAAGGCGCTGCCCAAGCTCGTCGAGCGGGTCACCTTCAACGCCATCACCAAGACCGCCGTCACCGAGGCCATGGCCCGCCCGCGCGAGCTCGATCAGCCGCTGATCGACGCCTATCTCGCCCGCCGCGCGCTGGATTATCTGTTCGGCTTCACGCTTTCGCCGGTGCTGTGGAGGAAGCTCCCCGGGGCCAAGAGCGCAGGCCGCGTGCAGTCCGTGGCGCTGCGCCTGATCGTCGAGCGCGAGCGCGAGATCGAAGCCTTCCGGGCCGAGGAATACTGGAGCGTGCTCGCCAAGCTCCAGCACGATGGCACCGAGTTCGACGCGCGCCTCGTCAAGTTCAAGGGCGTGAAGCTGGAGCGGCTGAGCCTCGGCAATCAGGGTATTGCGCTGGAAGCCAAGGCGGCGGTCGAGGCCGGGCGCTTCACGGTGGAAGGCGTCGAGACCAAGCCGGTCAAGCGCAACCCTGCGCCGCCGTTCACCACGTCGACGCTGCAACAGGAGGCCGCGCGAAAACTCGGCTATTCCGCGCAGCACACCATGCGGCTGGCGCAATCGCTCTACGAGGCCGGCGCGATCACCTATATGCGCACCGACGGCGTGCAGATGGACCCCGGTGCCATCATGGCCCTGCGCGATGCCATCGTCGCGCGTTACGACAGCGCCTATCTCCCTGAAAAGCCGCGCTTCTACAGCACCAAGGCCAAGAACGCGCAGGAGGCCCACGAGGCGATCCGGCCGACCGATTTCACCCGCGAACGGGCGGGCACGGGCGATGAGGCCAAGCTCTATGATCTGATCTTCAAGCGCGCCATGGCGAGCCAGATGGCGACCGCGCAGATGGAGCGCACCACTGTCACCCTGCGCGATGCCACGGGTCAGCACGAGCTGCGCGCCACAGGGCAGGTGATCCGCTTCCCGGGCTTTCTTGCGGTCTATCAGGAAGGCTTTGACGACAAGGGGCAGGGCGAAGACGAGGACGAGGACGGCCTGCTGCCGATGCTCAAGGCTGGCGACACGCCCGCCAAGCGCGGTGTCGAGGCGACCCAGCACTTCACCCAGCCGCCGCCGCGCTTTTCGGAAGCCTCGCTGGTCAAGCGTCTGGAGGAGCTCGGCATCGGGCGGCCCTCCACCTATGCCTCGACCATCCAGACCCTGCGGGACCGCGCCTATGTGCGGATGGAGAAGAACCGCTTCTTTGCGGAAGAGAGCGGCCGCCTGCTGACCGCCTTCCTCGAACGGTTCTTCCCCACCTATGTCGCCTATGATTTCACCGCGGGCATGGAGGACGAGCTCGATGTCGTCTCCGACGGGCGCGAGGATTACAAGGCGCTGCTCGCCCGCTTCTGGAAGGACTTCAAGCCCAAGGCCGACGAGGTGATGGAGAAGCTGCCCTCGGAAGTGACCGAGGCGCTCGACGAATATCTCTCCGACTTCCTGTTCCCGCCGCGCGAGGACGGGCACGATCCGCGCGCCTGCCCGATGTGCGCTGCCGAAGGCCGCGCCAATGGCAGGCTCTCCCTGCGCGGTGGCCGCTTCGGCGCCTTTGTGGCCTGCGCCAACTATCCGGAGTGCAAATACACCCGCCGCTTCGCCCAGCCGGGCGGCGAGGGTGAGGGCGGGGCCGAGGACGGCGTGATCGGCCAGCACCCCGAAACCGGCGAGGACATCCACCGCAAGACGGGCCGCTTCGGCCCCTATGTGCAGATGGGTGACGGCAAGGATGCCAAGCGCGCCTCGATCCCCAAGGACCTCGATGATTTCGATCTCGACTGGGCGGTGAAGCTGCTGGACCTGCCGCGGATTATCGGCGCGCATCCTGACACCGGCCTCGAAATCGAAGCCAATATCGGGCGTTACGGGCCGTACCTGCGGCACGACGGGAAGTATGGTAAACTCACCAATACCCGCGAGGTGTTCGAGGTGGGGATGAACCGCGCCGTCGATATCCTCGCGCAGGCTGCCAATCGCGGCGCGGGCGGGGGCTCGCGCGGCAAGGCGGAGGCGATTGCGGCACTTGGGGCGCACCCCGTCAGCGGGGGCGAGATCAAGGTCATGCCGGGCCGCTACGGGCCTTACGTCACCGACGGCACCACCAATGCGACGATCCCGCGCGACGTGAAACCTGAAGAGGTTACGCTCGAAGCCGCCATCGAACTGATCGATGCGCGTGCGGCCAAGGGTCCGGCCAAGGGGAAGGCCAAGAAGAAGGCCGCCCCCAAGAAGAAGGCTGCCCCCAAGAAGAAAGCTCCGGCCAAGAAGGCGGCCAAATGA
- a CDS encoding response regulator: MQNLIKRNSGPHRRTGMEGKTLAEKLAAGEKAREAAQGGTAAPVVAEVEAAPAPAADTRAEMQARAPAAPGPESGDTDSIVAAAKAMRDRFAGSVAPAAVAKTCLIVDDSRVIRKVSSKIAISLGYVAIEAENGEEALARCKKAMPDLVLTDWNMPEMDGIEFVAKLRAIPTPKEPIVVFCTSNGEAKDIHEGISAGADDYIVKPFDEAALRAKLEKLGRG, translated from the coding sequence GTGCAGAACCTGATCAAGCGCAATTCCGGCCCGCACCGCCGCACCGGCATGGAAGGCAAGACGCTGGCTGAAAAGCTGGCCGCTGGCGAAAAGGCGCGCGAGGCGGCGCAGGGGGGCACTGCCGCCCCGGTCGTGGCTGAAGTCGAAGCCGCTCCCGCTCCCGCAGCTGACACCCGCGCCGAAATGCAGGCCCGCGCGCCTGCTGCCCCCGGCCCGGAAAGCGGCGACACGGATTCGATTGTCGCTGCCGCCAAGGCCATGCGTGACCGCTTTGCCGGCAGCGTTGCTCCGGCAGCGGTGGCCAAGACCTGCCTCATCGTCGATGACAGCCGCGTGATCCGCAAGGTTTCGAGCAAGATCGCGATCAGCCTCGGCTATGTCGCGATCGAGGCCGAAAACGGCGAGGAGGCTCTGGCGCGCTGCAAGAAGGCCATGCCCGACCTCGTGCTCACCGACTGGAACATGCCCGAAATGGACGGCATCGAATTCGTCGCCAAGCTGCGCGCGATCCCCACGCCCAAGGAGCCCATCGTGGTGTTCTGCACCTCGAACGGCGAGGCCAAGGACATCCACGAGGGCATCTCGGCAGGCGCGGACGACTACATCGTCAAACCCTTCGACGAAGCGGCCCTGCGCGCCAAGCTGGAGAAGCTGGGGCGGGGCTAA
- a CDS encoding vanadium-dependent haloperoxidase, with protein sequence MRIANRSWVLCAVMAAAIPANASAGVVNNVLTQWRAQVDKCEDPLQRDADAMVSVAMFEAINAVTPKYTPYTRKLTAPEGSSPEAAAARAAHDVLVLVCADQKDMFEGALKASLGAVTDKTASANGEKVGAEAAAAVIAARANSNAEGKDPVNRPQTPGTYVQTTPLVGTILAKQTPWIMTSPAEMRPAPPVTLGSAAWARDFNEVKSLGAKKSKDRTAEQSDIGEFWAGRDVRIVLNQLIGRPGRSLVDDARFLALAEMAFVDSYVSMMDGKYHYNFWRPITAIRNAETYGNEATAPDTQWEAMVTTPWHPEYPCGHCLSAGAVGAVIEQEFGSSAPPIVLEMEDALLRRYDTPREYIDDVSESRILAGVHYRFSMEAGRDAGIAIGNVAAKRYFMPLGK encoded by the coding sequence ATGCGTATCGCAAATCGCTCGTGGGTTCTGTGCGCGGTCATGGCCGCTGCAATTCCAGCCAATGCTTCAGCCGGTGTCGTCAACAACGTGCTGACCCAGTGGCGCGCGCAGGTCGACAAGTGCGAGGACCCGCTGCAGCGCGATGCCGATGCCATGGTGAGTGTCGCCATGTTCGAAGCCATCAACGCGGTCACGCCAAAGTACACGCCCTACACCAGAAAGCTGACAGCGCCCGAGGGCAGCTCGCCGGAAGCTGCAGCCGCGCGCGCAGCGCATGATGTGCTGGTGCTTGTCTGTGCCGATCAGAAGGACATGTTCGAGGGCGCGTTGAAAGCATCCCTCGGCGCGGTCACCGACAAGACCGCGAGCGCCAATGGCGAGAAGGTCGGTGCCGAAGCGGCGGCCGCCGTTATCGCCGCCCGGGCCAACTCCAATGCCGAGGGCAAAGACCCGGTGAACCGCCCCCAGACACCGGGAACCTATGTGCAGACTACGCCCTTGGTCGGCACCATCCTCGCCAAGCAAACGCCGTGGATCATGACCAGCCCCGCCGAAATGCGGCCCGCGCCGCCGGTAACTTTGGGCAGCGCGGCCTGGGCGCGTGACTTCAACGAAGTCAAAAGCCTCGGGGCGAAAAAGTCGAAGGATCGCACCGCCGAGCAGAGTGACATCGGCGAATTCTGGGCAGGGCGTGACGTGCGGATCGTGCTCAACCAGCTCATCGGCCGTCCCGGGCGCAGTCTGGTGGACGACGCCCGCTTTCTTGCTCTGGCGGAAATGGCATTTGTCGATTCCTACGTCTCCATGATGGACGGCAAATACCATTACAATTTCTGGCGTCCGATCACTGCGATCCGCAATGCCGAGACCTACGGTAATGAAGCCACCGCGCCCGATACCCAGTGGGAAGCCATGGTCACAACGCCGTGGCACCCCGAATATCCTTGCGGCCATTGCCTATCGGCAGGGGCCGTGGGTGCCGTCATCGAACAGGAATTCGGCAGCAGCGCCCCGCCGATCGTGCTCGAAATGGAGGACGCGCTGCTGCGCCGTTACGATACGCCCCGCGAATACATCGATGATGTCTCGGAGTCCCGTATCCTTGCCGGGGTCCATTACCGCTTCTCGATGGAAGCCGGACGTGACGCAGGAATCGCTATCGGCAATGTCGCCGCAAAACGCTATTTCATGCCGCTCGGCAAGTAA
- the era gene encoding GTPase Era, whose product MEEHTTPTRCGMVAVLGAPNAGKSTLVNALVGQKVAITSAKAQTTRARMLGIALHDLADGTPVQMILVDTPGIFAPRRRLDRAMVSAAWEGAEAADAVLLMVDPIKQRRHELEPLLEALAGRPERKILVLNKVDRAKKEPLLALAQELAAKVDFAEIFFISALTGEGVPEMKETLARLMPEGEWMYPEDQVSDASERLLAAEITREQLYQQLHEELPYDSAVRPEKYEVRPDGSVEIHQQIVVTRDNQRAIVLGKGGSKIKAIGAAARAELMEVLGVKVHLYLHVKVLENWAEDKEVFEEIGLDWVR is encoded by the coding sequence ATGGAAGAACACACCACCCCCACCCGCTGCGGCATGGTTGCCGTGCTCGGCGCGCCCAATGCGGGCAAATCGACCCTTGTGAACGCCCTCGTCGGCCAGAAGGTCGCGATCACCAGCGCCAAGGCGCAGACCACCCGCGCGCGGATGCTCGGCATTGCCCTGCATGACCTCGCGGACGGCACGCCGGTGCAGATGATTTTGGTCGATACCCCCGGCATCTTCGCCCCGCGCCGCCGGCTCGACCGCGCAATGGTGAGCGCGGCATGGGAAGGCGCAGAGGCTGCTGACGCGGTGCTGCTGATGGTCGATCCGATCAAGCAGCGCCGCCATGAACTCGAGCCGCTGCTGGAGGCGCTCGCAGGTCGCCCGGAGCGCAAGATTCTCGTCCTCAACAAGGTCGACCGCGCCAAGAAGGAGCCGCTGCTGGCGCTCGCGCAGGAGCTTGCGGCCAAGGTCGATTTTGCCGAGATCTTCTTTATCTCTGCTCTCACCGGCGAAGGCGTGCCCGAGATGAAAGAAACGCTCGCCAGGCTGATGCCCGAGGGCGAATGGATGTATCCCGAAGATCAGGTCTCGGACGCCTCCGAACGCCTGCTCGCCGCCGAGATCACCCGCGAACAGCTCTACCAGCAGCTCCACGAGGAACTGCCCTATGACAGCGCGGTGCGGCCCGAGAAATACGAGGTGCGCCCCGATGGCAGCGTGGAAATCCACCAGCAGATCGTCGTCACCCGCGACAACCAGCGCGCAATCGTGCTCGGCAAGGGCGGATCGAAGATCAAGGCCATCGGGGCCGCCGCGCGCGCGGAATTGATGGAGGTGCTGGGGGTGAAGGTGCACCTCTATTTGCACGTGAAGGTTCTGGAGAACTGGGCCGAGGACAAGGAAGTGTTCGAGGAAATCGGGCTCGACTGGGTGCGGTAG
- the rnc gene encoding ribonuclease III, with amino-acid sequence MSSLDPAAREWLASQGFIVTNETPWLEALTHGSYNGAGPGGATDYQRLEFLGDRVLGLSVASWLYRAGDGPEGKLSQRLNALVSGATCARIARVIGLPAHIRLGKQARDDGGADSDKILGDVMEALIGACFIEHGFDTARDAIYRLWAGELEGDVGKAKHPKSALQEWAAGNRRAMPHYEVVDRAGPDHAARFTVRVSIRNVGHAEATANSKGEAERLAAKAFLEAFG; translated from the coding sequence GTGAGCAGTCTCGATCCCGCCGCCCGCGAATGGCTCGCCTCGCAGGGCTTCATCGTCACCAACGAGACCCCCTGGCTCGAAGCCCTGACCCATGGCAGCTATAACGGCGCCGGCCCCGGCGGGGCGACCGATTACCAGCGGCTCGAATTCCTCGGAGACCGCGTGCTCGGCCTCTCGGTCGCCAGCTGGCTCTACCGCGCGGGCGACGGACCGGAGGGCAAGCTTTCGCAGCGGTTGAACGCGCTCGTCAGCGGGGCGACCTGCGCACGGATTGCGCGGGTGATCGGGCTTCCCGCGCACATCCGGCTCGGCAAGCAGGCGCGCGATGATGGCGGGGCAGATAGCGACAAGATTTTGGGCGATGTGATGGAGGCGCTGATCGGTGCCTGCTTCATCGAACACGGCTTTGATACGGCGCGCGATGCGATCTACCGGCTGTGGGCGGGCGAACTGGAAGGCGATGTCGGCAAGGCCAAGCATCCCAAGAGCGCATTGCAGGAATGGGCCGCAGGCAATCGCCGCGCCATGCCGCATTACGAAGTGGTGGACCGCGCCGGCCCCGATCACGCGGCGCGCTTCACCGTGCGCGTGAGCATCCGCAATGTCGGCCACGCCGAAGCCACGGCCAACTCCAAGGGCGAGGCCGAAAGGCTCGCCGCCAAGGCCTTTCTGGAGGCCTTCGGGTAA